Proteins encoded together in one Solanum lycopersicum chromosome 7, SLM_r2.1 window:
- the GH3-8 gene encoding indole-3-acetic acid-amido synthetase GH3.10 yields the protein MTNINCKDKIETDIIGWFDEVADDSAVVQRRTLRRILEMNHGVEYLKKWIGDIKIEEIDENLLESTYASLVPLASHADIEPFTKRIADGDTTPLLTQQPITNLSLSSGTTDGRQKFVPFTHHSSQTTLQIFKLAAAYRSRIYPIRRGGRILEFIYSSKQCKTKGGIIVGTATTHYYASDEFKIKQQQTKSFTCSPQEVISCGDYKQSTYCHLLLGLYFSHEVEFVTSAFAYSIVEAFRSFEEMWKELCHDIREGSLSSIINIDKVRKSVSGITQPNPELASRIESICVELERADWFSIIPKLWPNAKYVYSIMTGSMMPYLTKLRHYAGELPLVSADYGSTESWIGVNLDPSNPPEKVTFAVVPTFSYFEFIPLYKHKSNYNYQNVNLNSTNDDYIEGNSVPLCQVKSGQQYEIVITTFTGLYRYRLGDVVEVDGFYKKTPKLNFICRRNLILAINIDKNTEKDLQLVVERGARILSKGTRRAELVDFTSHANVTKQPGHYVIYWEIKGEIDEKVLDECCRDMDASFVDHGYVVSRRTKSIGPLELCIVERGTFKKILESYIGNGAALSQFKTPRCTSNKELLNILNVCTIKRFYSTAYG from the exons ATGACGAATATTAACTGTAAGGATAAAATAGAAACTGACATCATAGGATGGTTCGATGAAGTCGCCGACGATTCCGCCGTTGTTCAACGGCGGACGCTTCGGCGAATTCTTGAAATGAATCATGGTGTGGAGTATCTTAAGAAATGGATTGGAGatattaaaattgaagaaattgatgaaaatttattGGAGTCAACTTATGCTTCTTTAGTCCCTCTTGCTTCTCATGCAGATATTGAGCCTTTTACAAAGAGAATTGCTGATGGAGATACAACTCCTCTACTCACTCAACAACCCATTACAAATCTATCATTAAG TTCAGGAACCACAGATGGAAGACAAAAATTTGTGCCCTTTACCCACCATAGCTCTCAAACTACTCTTCAGATTTTCAAGTTGGCAGCAGCATATAGATCAag GATATATCCAATAAGAAGAGGAGGAAGAATTCTTGAATTTATATATAGCAGCAAACAATGTAAAACAAAAGGAGGAATAATAGTAGGAACAGCCACAACACACTATTATGCTAGTGATGAATTCAAGATTAAACAACAGCAAACAAAGTCATTCACTTGTAGCCCTCAAGAAGTTATTTCATGTGGAGATTATAAACAATCAACATATTGTCACCTCCTTCTTGGCTTATATTTTTCACATGAAGTTGAATTTGTTACATCAGCTTTTGCTTATAGCATAGTTGAAGCATTTAGATCATTTGAAGAAATGTGGAAGGAATTGTGCCATGACATTAGGGAAGGTAGTCTTAGCTCAATAATCAACATTGATAAAGTCCGAAAATCTGTGTCAG GTATCACTCAGCCTAATCCAGAGTTGGCTTCGAGAATTGAATCAATTTGTGTGGAGCTAGAAAGGGCAGATTGGTTTAGCATAATCCCAAAATTATGGCCAAATGCTAAATATGTTTACTCAATAATGACAGGATCAATGATGCcatatttaacaaaattaagACATTATGCTGGGGAATTACCTCTAGTGAGTGCTGATTATGGATCCACTGAGAGTTGGATTGGAGTTAATTTGGATCCATCTAATCCACCAGAAAAAGTTACTTTTGCAGTTGTACCAACTTTTTCTTACTTTGAGTTTATACCCCTTTATAAACACAAGTCAAATTATAATTACCAAAACGTAAATCTTAATTCAACAAATGATGATTACATAGAAGGTAATTCGGTGCCCTTGTGTCAAGTCAAGAGTGGACAACAATATGAAATCGTCATAACAACTTTTACAG GTCTTTATAGATATAGATTAGGGGATGTGGTAGAAGTTGATGGTTTTTACAAGAAAACCCCTAAACTCAACTTCATATGCAGGAGAAATCTGATATTAGCAATAAACATCGATAAGAATACTGAAAAAGACCTCCAATTAGTAGTGGAGAGAGGCGCACGAATACTAAGCAAGGGCACAAGACGAGCCGAGCTAGTAGATTTCACGAGCCATGCAAACGTGACAAAGCAACCGGGTCACTATGTGATTTATTGGGAAATCAAAGGAGAAATCGATGAAAAGGTACTCGATGAGTGTTGTAGAGATATGGATGCTTCGTTTGTAGATCATGGTTATGTTGTGTCAAGAAGAACAAAATCCATTGGTCCATTAGAGTTATGCATTGTAGAGAGAGGcactttcaagaaaatattggaATCTTACATAGGAAATGGGGCTGCATTGAGTCAATTCAAGACTCCTAGATGCACTAGCAACAAAGAGTTACTAAATATCCTCAATGTTTGTACCATTAAGAGGTTTTATAGCACAGCTTATGGGTAG